A single window of Halobacterium jilantaiense DNA harbors:
- a CDS encoding DUF7519 family protein — MTEFDARPPTVAVAPAAVAAVVALVPALGSGIGLALGAAGAGLLVFGAQQGTRRFVSLGAATLAVGVVFGAATGLDPAYTLVGGVGTVVAYDAGEHAVSLGVDVGRDARVGQSVLVHVFSTAALSALVAAVTLVVYTFGPRSLPVTALVTLLLGGTLLAYVLRT, encoded by the coding sequence GTGACGGAGTTCGACGCCCGGCCGCCGACCGTCGCCGTCGCGCCCGCCGCCGTCGCCGCCGTCGTCGCGCTCGTGCCGGCGCTCGGCTCCGGCATCGGCCTCGCGCTCGGCGCTGCCGGCGCTGGGCTGCTCGTGTTCGGTGCCCAGCAGGGCACCCGGCGGTTCGTCTCGCTCGGCGCGGCCACGCTCGCCGTCGGCGTCGTGTTCGGTGCCGCCACCGGCCTCGACCCCGCGTACACGCTCGTGGGCGGGGTCGGCACTGTCGTCGCGTACGACGCCGGCGAGCACGCCGTCAGCCTCGGCGTCGACGTCGGCCGCGACGCCCGCGTCGGGCAGTCCGTCCTCGTCCACGTGTTCTCGACGGCGGCGCTCTCGGCGCTCGTCGCGGCCGTCACGCTCGTCGTCTACACGTTCGGCCCGAGAAGTCTCCCCGTGACTGCCCTCGTGACGCTACTGCTCGGCGGGACGCTGCTCGCGTACGTCCTCCGGACCTGA
- a CDS encoding DUF58 domain-containing protein, with product MRSEETLRWRGAVALALFALAVGAATRVPGVLVLGVFGVAVAGYARLFTAPDPCLSVERSLSDDDPEPGDRVDVTLTVTNEGSLLPDLRVVDGVPETLSVVSGSPRLATALRAGKSASVTYTVEVIRGEHEFGSVDVVARDASGGHETRMSVATESALACVPDLPRLESFPLRAQTVQRVGRVSTSTGGSGVEFHATREYRSGDPLSRVDWKRLARDGELATIQFREERAATVVAVVDTRAQAHVADQDGTNAVEYGVEAAGGVASALLDSGDQVGVASLGPYWAWLAPGLGREHRARLEELLARDRGFSVSTPDRRFLGALVFRRLRKHLPDDAQVVFCSPLVDDDAAEYVRRLEASGHPVTVVSPDVTGADTLGQQFSRVERAVRIRSLRTAGVRVIDWRAGDSLALAVADAERGWSA from the coding sequence ATGCGCTCCGAGGAGACCCTTCGGTGGCGCGGCGCGGTCGCGCTGGCGCTGTTCGCGCTCGCAGTCGGCGCAGCCACCCGCGTGCCCGGCGTGCTCGTCCTCGGCGTGTTCGGAGTCGCAGTCGCGGGCTACGCGCGGCTGTTCACCGCGCCCGACCCCTGCCTCTCGGTCGAGCGGTCGCTGTCCGACGACGACCCGGAGCCCGGCGACCGGGTCGACGTGACCCTGACGGTCACGAACGAGGGGTCGCTGCTGCCCGACCTCCGCGTCGTCGACGGCGTCCCGGAGACCCTCTCGGTGGTCTCGGGGTCGCCGCGGCTCGCCACCGCGCTCCGCGCCGGGAAGTCCGCGTCCGTCACCTACACAGTCGAGGTGATTCGTGGCGAACACGAGTTCGGTAGCGTCGACGTGGTCGCCCGCGACGCGTCGGGCGGCCACGAGACCCGGATGTCCGTCGCCACCGAGTCGGCGCTCGCGTGCGTCCCAGACCTCCCGCGCCTGGAGTCGTTCCCGCTGCGGGCACAGACCGTCCAGCGCGTCGGCCGCGTCTCGACGTCGACCGGCGGCTCCGGCGTGGAGTTCCACGCCACCCGCGAGTACCGCTCCGGTGACCCCCTCAGTCGAGTGGACTGGAAGCGCCTCGCCCGGGACGGCGAGCTCGCGACCATCCAGTTCCGGGAGGAGCGCGCCGCCACCGTCGTCGCGGTCGTCGACACCCGCGCCCAGGCCCACGTCGCCGACCAGGACGGCACGAACGCCGTCGAGTACGGCGTGGAGGCCGCGGGCGGCGTTGCGTCCGCCCTTCTCGACTCGGGCGACCAGGTCGGTGTCGCCTCGCTCGGCCCGTACTGGGCGTGGCTCGCGCCCGGCCTCGGCCGCGAACACCGCGCCCGCCTCGAAGAACTGCTCGCCCGCGACCGCGGCTTCTCCGTGTCGACCCCGGACCGCAGATTCCTCGGTGCGCTGGTGTTCCGGCGGCTCCGCAAACACCTCCCGGACGACGCCCAAGTGGTGTTCTGCTCGCCGCTCGTCGACGACGACGCCGCCGAGTACGTCCGCCGGCTGGAGGCCAGCGGCCACCCCGTGACGGTCGTGTCGCCGGATGTCACGGGCGCGGACACGCTCGGCCAGCAGTTCTCGCGCGTGGAGCGCGCGGTCCGCATCCGGTCGCTGCGGACGGCTGGCGTCCGCGTCATCGACTGGCGGGCCGGCGACTCGCTGGCGCTCGCCGTCGCCGACGCCGAACGGGGGTGGTCGGCGTGA
- a CDS encoding DUF7269 family protein, translating into MLRRILLALGVVLAALGFAVAVQPSLARTLRFPPLPTIVIAALAAAFALSAGIARSSTEFRDETDDEDRNESLEPRFEPPRPGEDIDARLREGSGSFRTNLDDAQFSDRLRSVTVRALVDARGLAPEEAERQLDEGTWTDDRAAAAFFAEDVDSPATDVFDAILSADPVYERQAEHVVRELRHIVGLRGGES; encoded by the coding sequence ATGCTGCGCCGCATCCTGCTCGCGCTCGGCGTCGTGCTGGCCGCCCTCGGGTTCGCCGTCGCGGTCCAGCCGTCGCTCGCGCGCACCCTCCGGTTCCCGCCGCTCCCGACGATAGTCATCGCCGCGCTCGCGGCCGCGTTCGCGCTCTCCGCGGGCATCGCCCGCAGCTCCACGGAGTTCCGCGACGAGACCGACGACGAGGACCGCAACGAATCGCTCGAACCCCGGTTCGAGCCGCCGCGGCCCGGCGAGGACATCGACGCTCGCCTCCGCGAGGGCTCGGGCAGCTTCCGAACCAACCTCGACGACGCGCAGTTCAGCGACCGACTCCGCAGCGTCACCGTGCGCGCGCTCGTGGACGCTCGGGGGCTCGCGCCGGAGGAAGCCGAACGCCAACTCGACGAGGGCACGTGGACCGACGACCGGGCCGCCGCGGCGTTCTTCGCGGAGGACGTCGACTCGCCGGCCACGGACGTCTTCGACGCCATCCTCAGCGCCGACCCGGTCTACGAGCGGCAGGCCGAACACGTCGTCCGCGAACTCCGACACATTGTCGGCCTCCGGGGAGGTGAGAGCTGA
- a CDS encoding DUF4129 domain-containing protein, whose amino-acid sequence MDRNVRVLIVALLCVLAVALAASTLADPQSPSGAGPGVGSDFQPGDADREGDNDNAQPVPEQPEGGDPIRLSAACVPILLSPWVLIGGVAALAGAGWILKRRENAIYAAAVLFPVTLFLAVPYMLLTDCGTSSPLNQRDAALLPELQNNSSGGDFGGNAAGKAVDQLVSPTVLVGLLVVVAVLFAVLAYRASGDDEPDDDPLPEAKTGDPEDRDALAAVGAAAGEAADRIEDAADVDNEVYRAWRDMTDHIDLPDPETSTPREFATAACDAGMDAAHVDALTDVFREVRYGGAEATPDREERAVDALRAIEQRYTEGGER is encoded by the coding sequence GTGGACCGAAACGTACGCGTCCTGATAGTCGCCCTCCTCTGTGTCCTCGCCGTCGCTCTGGCGGCGTCGACGCTCGCCGACCCCCAGTCGCCGTCCGGCGCTGGCCCGGGCGTCGGCAGCGACTTCCAGCCCGGAGACGCCGACCGGGAGGGTGACAACGACAACGCCCAGCCTGTCCCAGAACAGCCCGAAGGCGGCGACCCGATACGGCTCAGCGCTGCCTGCGTTCCCATACTGCTGTCACCGTGGGTGCTGATCGGTGGCGTGGCAGCCCTCGCCGGCGCGGGCTGGATACTGAAACGCCGCGAGAACGCCATCTACGCGGCCGCAGTCCTGTTCCCGGTGACCCTGTTCCTCGCGGTGCCGTACATGCTGTTGACGGACTGCGGAACCAGCAGCCCCCTGAATCAGCGCGACGCCGCGCTCCTTCCCGAGCTTCAGAACAACTCCAGCGGCGGCGACTTCGGCGGGAACGCCGCCGGGAAGGCCGTCGACCAGCTGGTCTCTCCGACCGTCCTCGTCGGCCTGCTCGTGGTCGTCGCCGTCCTGTTCGCCGTGCTCGCGTACCGCGCGAGCGGCGACGACGAACCCGACGACGACCCGCTTCCCGAGGCGAAGACCGGCGACCCGGAGGACCGGGACGCGCTGGCCGCCGTCGGCGCGGCCGCCGGCGAGGCGGCCGACCGCATCGAGGACGCCGCCGACGTGGACAACGAGGTGTACCGCGCGTGGCGGGACATGACCGACCACATCGACCTGCCCGACCCGGAGACGAGCACGCCGCGGGAGTTCGCGACGGCCGCCTGCGACGCCGGCATGGACGCCGCCCACGTCGACGCGCTGACCGACGTCTTCCGGGAGGTCCGGTACGGCGGAGCCGAGGCGACGCCTGACCGCGAGGAACGAGCCGTCGACGCGCTGCGAGCCATCGAACAGCGGTACACGGAGGGTGGTGAGCGCTGA
- a CDS encoding DUF4129 domain-containing protein has product MTRRRSAVVLALVCVVAVSLAAATLPAPTEPRGSGTGSGDESPVAGEGAHQSENASSGVARNVETATEQTTPPLSGVCVPVLRSPAFFAVAAVLTGAAAVAVRRRVATTPTVVVVGGAVLSAVPFWLAATDCRSSVPSESRGVDELVFAPGDTGSSGGGEAAAEAATTLLTDPVVVLGVVAVVASLVVVAYHATGDDPAPSSDDASDESGEAADSGVNASLSVAAAAGDAADRIEAGADVDNEVYRAWRAMAAATGIPDPGAATPAEFAAAARDAGMPAEDVAALTDVFREVRYGDAEATPDREQRAVDALRSLQTAADRDAALGWDNR; this is encoded by the coding sequence GTGACTCGTCGCCGGAGCGCGGTCGTCCTGGCGCTGGTCTGCGTGGTCGCCGTCTCGCTGGCGGCGGCGACGCTGCCGGCTCCGACCGAGCCACGGGGCTCGGGCACTGGCAGTGGCGACGAATCCCCGGTCGCGGGAGAGGGCGCTCACCAGTCGGAGAACGCGAGCAGCGGCGTCGCTCGGAACGTCGAGACGGCGACCGAGCAGACGACGCCACCGCTGTCCGGTGTCTGCGTCCCGGTCCTGCGGTCGCCGGCGTTCTTCGCGGTCGCTGCGGTCCTGACGGGGGCCGCGGCCGTCGCTGTCCGCCGACGCGTCGCCACGACGCCGACCGTCGTGGTTGTGGGCGGTGCCGTCCTCTCCGCCGTGCCGTTCTGGCTCGCGGCCACGGACTGCCGGTCGTCCGTGCCGTCGGAGTCCCGCGGCGTCGACGAACTGGTGTTCGCGCCCGGCGACACCGGCTCGTCGGGCGGCGGTGAGGCAGCGGCCGAGGCCGCGACGACCCTCCTCACCGACCCCGTAGTGGTGCTGGGCGTCGTCGCCGTGGTCGCGAGTCTGGTCGTCGTCGCGTACCACGCCACGGGCGACGACCCGGCACCGTCCAGCGACGACGCGAGCGACGAGTCCGGCGAGGCGGCCGACTCGGGCGTGAACGCGAGTCTCTCGGTCGCCGCCGCGGCGGGCGACGCGGCCGACCGCATCGAAGCCGGGGCCGACGTGGACAACGAGGTGTACCGCGCGTGGCGAGCGATGGCTGCGGCGACCGGGATTCCGGACCCCGGTGCGGCGACCCCCGCCGAGTTCGCGGCCGCGGCCCGCGACGCCGGAATGCCGGCCGAGGACGTGGCCGCGCTGACCGACGTCTTCCGGGAGGTCCGGTACGGCGACGCCGAGGCGACGCCCGACCGCGAACAGCGAGCCGTCGACGCGCTCCGCAGCCTCCAGACGGCTGCCGACCGCGACGCGGCCCTGGGGTGGGACAACCGCTAG
- a CDS encoding type II/IV secretion system ATPase subunit, producing MLQQADAVPAPAPPDSPDAWYAPDVRAQYEVHPGTVVTVSETDGGFAYDARRPVLGASDETALDRVRDYFADAQLSRPRTREGTRERVADGLAEKHRQVVARLTDCSRAARRRVEFHALCELRGLGDLTPLALDDDVEVADATSDCLAVHTSEYAPARTDLPADPPHLDRFLSERLARYTVPFRDFEIPVVVYRERVLGRDAFDTKYAVREPDRLPGDDELVAECKDRIWEASVSDVLGDGRDRTEFVAERARTLLSRRLTVRNTRAWLDATRHRVRAALAEYGLAVPPVGWRFSDDRLEDLTYYVLRDFVGDGELTVPIRDPHLEDVEANRLGERVKVVPRGSLRAHGERLPTNLVLDDEQRFVNLVTQLAARDGVELNASNPSAKVNLEPAEVTDDVTIRCAVALPAISEDGPHVSIRKQAADALTPVDLLERDSITPEVVALLWMVYEHHGVVLYSGPTGVGKTTLMNAHMPFVPFDDRPISIDEGSREVRLPHETGVSLTTRDHEREFKRVSMADLMTETNYLNPDVEVIAEINTRESFESFAQVLNTGHGVVGTTHAEDVETLVNRAVEQGVPAYLLREVDLVVFPRHVNGDRYVGEVVEFVNDPDDATETIEKDGGAVHYRRVAEREPGSESDYSFRGVADVRFFDALAARTDRPVEDVHDEFAQKRRYVEYLHREGVDDFDELFGLLSDLRTDEAATVERLQRRAGE from the coding sequence ATGCTCCAGCAGGCCGACGCCGTCCCCGCGCCCGCGCCGCCGGACAGCCCGGACGCGTGGTACGCCCCGGACGTGCGCGCCCAGTACGAGGTCCACCCCGGCACCGTCGTCACCGTCTCGGAGACCGACGGCGGCTTCGCGTACGACGCCCGGCGGCCCGTCCTCGGCGCGAGCGACGAGACAGCACTCGACCGCGTCCGCGACTACTTCGCGGACGCACAGCTCTCCCGCCCCCGGACGCGGGAGGGCACCCGAGAGCGGGTGGCCGACGGTCTCGCCGAGAAACACCGCCAGGTCGTCGCCCGACTCACCGACTGCTCGCGGGCGGCCCGCAGGCGCGTGGAGTTCCACGCGCTCTGCGAACTCCGCGGGCTCGGCGACCTCACGCCGCTGGCCCTCGACGACGACGTGGAGGTCGCCGACGCTACCAGCGACTGCCTCGCCGTTCACACCAGCGAGTACGCGCCGGCCCGAACCGACCTCCCCGCGGACCCGCCGCACCTCGACCGCTTCCTCTCCGAGCGACTCGCGCGCTACACCGTGCCGTTCCGCGACTTCGAGATACCCGTGGTGGTCTACCGAGAGCGCGTACTCGGCCGGGACGCCTTCGACACCAAGTACGCCGTCCGCGAGCCCGACCGCCTCCCCGGCGACGACGAACTCGTCGCCGAGTGCAAGGACCGCATCTGGGAGGCCAGCGTCTCGGACGTGCTCGGCGACGGCCGCGACCGCACCGAGTTCGTCGCCGAACGCGCCCGCACGCTCCTCTCCCGGCGGCTCACCGTCCGGAACACGCGGGCGTGGCTGGACGCCACCCGGCACAGAGTGCGGGCCGCGCTCGCCGAGTACGGCCTCGCCGTCCCGCCGGTCGGGTGGCGGTTCAGTGACGACCGGCTGGAGGACCTGACGTACTACGTCCTCCGGGACTTCGTCGGCGACGGCGAACTCACGGTCCCCATCCGCGACCCCCACCTCGAAGACGTGGAAGCGAACCGCCTCGGGGAGCGCGTGAAAGTCGTGCCGCGCGGGAGCCTGCGCGCGCACGGCGAACGGCTCCCCACCAACCTCGTGCTGGACGACGAGCAGCGATTCGTCAACCTCGTCACCCAGCTCGCCGCCCGGGACGGCGTCGAACTCAACGCCTCCAATCCGTCGGCGAAGGTCAACCTCGAACCCGCGGAGGTCACCGACGACGTGACCATCCGGTGTGCGGTCGCGCTCCCCGCAATCAGCGAGGACGGCCCGCACGTCTCCATCCGGAAGCAGGCCGCCGACGCGCTCACACCCGTCGACCTCCTGGAGCGCGACAGCATCACTCCGGAGGTCGTCGCGCTGCTCTGGATGGTGTACGAACACCACGGCGTCGTCCTCTACTCGGGTCCCACCGGCGTCGGGAAGACGACGCTGATGAACGCCCACATGCCGTTCGTCCCCTTCGACGACCGCCCCATCAGCATCGACGAGGGCAGCCGGGAGGTCCGGCTCCCACACGAGACCGGCGTCTCACTGACCACCCGCGACCACGAGCGCGAGTTCAAGCGCGTCTCGATGGCGGACCTGATGACCGAGACCAATTATCTCAATCCCGACGTGGAGGTCATCGCCGAAATCAACACCCGGGAGAGCTTCGAGAGCTTCGCGCAGGTGCTGAACACCGGCCACGGCGTCGTCGGCACGACGCACGCCGAGGACGTGGAGACGCTCGTGAACCGGGCGGTCGAGCAGGGCGTCCCCGCCTACCTCCTCCGCGAGGTCGACCTCGTCGTCTTCCCCCGGCACGTCAACGGCGACCGGTACGTCGGCGAGGTCGTGGAGTTCGTCAACGACCCCGACGACGCCACGGAGACCATCGAGAAGGACGGCGGCGCAGTCCACTACCGCCGGGTCGCCGAGCGCGAACCGGGCAGCGAGAGCGACTACTCGTTCCGGGGCGTCGCGGACGTGCGGTTCTTCGATGCGCTCGCGGCGCGCACCGACCGGCCCGTCGAGGACGTCCACGACGAGTTCGCGCAGAAACGCCGCTACGTCGAGTACCTCCACCGCGAGGGCGTCGACGACTTCGACGAGCTGTTCGGGCTGCTGTCGGACCTCCGCACCGACGAGGCAGCGACCGTCGAGCGACTCCAGCGGAGGGCCGGCGAGTGA
- a CDS encoding type II secretion system F family protein, translated as MTGGDTLGVVDRALYALFARQADRDRHDPDRKRYRATRLDLGFDVFLARVYGASWLALAAVAAAAAVTGLALGVGPLAPIAQVLPASQPAAVWLAVGLPLGLVTKRATVWAGGRYLGWRAKARRADIQATLPGAVRYLSVLASGTTDERALLARIADRPAAYGETAAAFRDVLNTAELTGSVDRGLRVVARDTPSRDVLAPFLLKLREHAAQGPDAVAQYLELESRMLANSRERSRERAAGFLELVAELFIVLLVLPALLVIVATVMSVLAPGLGAPVATPLGTTTVRAMLVYGSAGFVLVVGVLAAWLVGDMRPRGFAWHGHSRSTGLGVLANAARNPADAAVVAALPALAVGGWLADTGLNVVNVALLSYVAFAVPVGAVAARRARIDDAKDREIQDFVHAVSGHVSLGRPFGDAVSRVADDVDLGPLNPDVDDLAFNLAVTTHDEDVRAAALGQFVERVDTQLAAQTVGLVSGALDAGSDADAAFEALQAEVGRLYHEKRALRSRLLVYVAVGWTTALLVVGITVAVNLAVLDSFAQLSAVSDAANAGGLAIDPGAVDLERDRFRFYVVTQATMLACGWFAGAANRGRYDALLHSGLLVAVAYAVFAGVGML; from the coding sequence GTGACCGGCGGCGACACGCTCGGCGTGGTCGACCGCGCACTGTACGCGCTGTTCGCGCGGCAGGCGGACCGCGACCGCCACGACCCCGACCGCAAACGCTACCGCGCCACCCGCCTCGACCTCGGGTTCGACGTCTTCCTCGCCCGCGTCTACGGCGCGTCCTGGCTCGCGCTCGCGGCCGTCGCGGCGGCAGCGGCGGTCACCGGACTCGCGCTCGGGGTCGGCCCGCTCGCACCGATAGCGCAGGTCCTGCCGGCGAGCCAGCCGGCCGCCGTGTGGCTCGCCGTGGGCCTCCCGCTGGGGCTCGTCACCAAGCGGGCGACAGTGTGGGCGGGCGGCCGCTACCTCGGCTGGCGGGCGAAAGCCCGCCGGGCGGACATCCAGGCCACACTGCCGGGTGCCGTCCGCTACCTTTCCGTGCTCGCGTCCGGCACGACGGACGAGCGGGCTCTCCTCGCGCGCATCGCCGACCGGCCGGCCGCCTACGGCGAGACCGCGGCGGCGTTCCGGGACGTGCTCAACACCGCCGAACTCACTGGCAGCGTCGACCGCGGGCTGCGAGTCGTCGCCCGCGACACGCCGAGCCGGGACGTGCTCGCGCCCTTCCTGCTGAAGCTCCGCGAGCACGCCGCCCAGGGCCCGGACGCCGTCGCCCAGTACCTCGAACTCGAATCGCGGATGCTCGCGAACAGCCGCGAACGCAGCCGCGAGCGCGCCGCGGGTTTCCTCGAACTCGTCGCCGAACTGTTCATCGTTCTCCTGGTGTTGCCCGCGCTGCTGGTCATCGTCGCCACCGTCATGAGCGTCCTCGCGCCCGGGCTCGGGGCACCGGTCGCCACGCCGCTCGGAACGACCACGGTGCGCGCGATGCTGGTCTACGGCAGCGCTGGCTTCGTGCTCGTCGTCGGCGTGCTCGCCGCCTGGCTCGTCGGCGATATGCGGCCCCGAGGGTTCGCCTGGCACGGCCACAGCCGCTCGACCGGCCTCGGCGTGCTCGCGAACGCAGCCAGAAACCCAGCGGACGCCGCCGTCGTCGCCGCCCTGCCTGCGCTCGCCGTGGGCGGCTGGCTCGCCGACACGGGCCTGAACGTGGTGAACGTCGCGCTGCTGTCGTACGTCGCGTTCGCCGTCCCGGTCGGCGCTGTCGCCGCACGCCGCGCGCGTATCGACGACGCGAAGGACCGCGAGATACAGGACTTCGTCCACGCCGTCTCCGGCCACGTCAGCCTCGGCCGGCCGTTCGGCGACGCCGTCTCCCGGGTCGCCGACGACGTCGACCTCGGCCCGCTGAACCCCGACGTCGACGACCTCGCGTTCAACCTCGCAGTCACCACCCACGACGAGGATGTCCGGGCGGCCGCCCTCGGCCAGTTCGTCGAGCGCGTCGACACCCAGCTCGCCGCCCAGACCGTTGGCCTCGTCTCCGGCGCGCTCGACGCCGGCAGCGACGCCGACGCCGCCTTCGAGGCGCTGCAGGCGGAGGTCGGCCGGCTCTACCACGAGAAGCGCGCGCTCCGCTCCCGGCTGCTCGTCTACGTCGCCGTCGGCTGGACGACCGCGCTGCTCGTCGTCGGCATCACGGTCGCCGTGAACCTCGCCGTCCTCGACAGCTTCGCGCAGCTCTCGGCGGTCTCGGACGCCGCGAACGCGGGCGGCCTCGCCATCGACCCCGGCGCTGTCGACCTGGAGCGCGACCGCTTCCGGTTCTACGTCGTCACGCAGGCGACGATGCTGGCCTGCGGCTGGTTCGCCGGTGCCGCGAACCGCGGGCGCTACGACGCCCTGCTGCACTCGGGGCTGCTCGTCGCGGTCGCCTACGCCGTCTTCGCCGGGGTGGGGATGCTGTGA
- a CDS encoding DUF7289 family protein produces the protein MTRENRAQSNVVGVAILLGVTVVALGALTASVGTVVDQHAAASDTRRVAGDLDDALRPVETTGVHRGGVAFTDGELALVERQVRVLNTSGVAATVDANALRFSAGSRAATYLAGSVLVAGDGWARARSPLAVAADPDVLVVSVPALRGNVSLAASGGGGVTRTVRSNVSHHRRSLGDAGYRVAVETEYVDAVADEFEAMGATTTTRDFDGDGVRSVVAHFDGVRTGYLVVHETEVTVE, from the coding sequence GTGACGCGCGAGAACCGCGCGCAGTCGAACGTCGTCGGCGTCGCAATCCTGCTCGGCGTCACGGTTGTCGCGCTCGGCGCGCTCACGGCGAGCGTCGGCACCGTCGTCGACCAGCACGCCGCCGCCAGCGACACCCGGCGGGTCGCCGGCGACCTCGACGACGCCCTCCGGCCGGTCGAGACGACGGGCGTCCACCGGGGCGGCGTGGCGTTCACGGACGGCGAACTCGCCCTCGTCGAACGGCAGGTCCGGGTGTTGAACACGAGCGGCGTGGCCGCCACTGTCGACGCGAACGCGCTGCGGTTCTCGGCAGGCAGCCGGGCGGCGACCTACCTCGCGGGCAGCGTGCTCGTCGCGGGTGACGGCTGGGCGCGCGCCCGGAGCCCGCTCGCGGTCGCCGCCGACCCGGACGTCCTCGTCGTGAGCGTGCCCGCACTCCGCGGGAACGTCTCACTGGCGGCCAGCGGCGGTGGCGGCGTCACCAGAACCGTCCGGTCGAACGTCAGCCACCACCGCCGCAGCCTCGGGGACGCCGGCTACCGGGTCGCCGTCGAGACGGAGTACGTCGACGCCGTCGCCGACGAGTTCGAGGCGATGGGCGCGACGACCACGACCCGTGACTTCGACGGCGACGGGGTCCGGAGCGTCGTGGCTCACTTCGACGGCGTGCGCACCGGCTACCTCGTCGTCCACGAGACGGAGGTGACCGTCGAGTGA
- a CDS encoding DUF7266 family protein, translated as MTAGRAVTPAVGKALEAGIVVLFVATATTALYGGVVPDARNAAGSEVGERALEHAAAEVEAAVPPSGREAAVERRVSLPESIRDYGYEIRAANGSLVLAHDHPSVGGSTPLVLPDRVRTVTGAWDGGGGVVRVEPHPAGGVVVVLADEPSEVSDR; from the coding sequence GTGACCGCCGGCCGCGCGGTCACGCCCGCCGTCGGGAAGGCCCTCGAAGCCGGCATCGTCGTGCTGTTCGTCGCCACTGCGACGACGGCGCTGTACGGCGGCGTGGTGCCCGACGCCCGGAACGCCGCCGGGAGCGAAGTCGGCGAGCGCGCGCTCGAACACGCCGCCGCGGAGGTGGAAGCTGCCGTCCCGCCGTCGGGCCGGGAGGCCGCGGTCGAGCGCCGGGTGTCGCTGCCCGAGAGCATCAGGGACTACGGCTACGAGATTCGGGCGGCGAACGGGTCGCTCGTCCTCGCCCACGACCACCCGAGCGTCGGCGGGTCGACGCCGCTCGTGCTCCCCGACCGCGTCCGGACCGTCACGGGCGCGTGGGACGGCGGCGGTGGCGTCGTCCGCGTCGAACCGCACCCAGCGGGCGGCGTGGTCGTCGTGCTCGCGGACGAGCCGAGTGAGGTGAGCGACCGGTGA
- a CDS encoding DUF7263 family protein, with protein MTASRGQANLPALAVALLLVGASVGVAVALAGGAFAAANTDAQDTRLVSSLAERLVAADGPLSVRANVLSRDAVENASGGLCPGAADCQLRLDGETVAARGDPKRGETVRRIVLVADTERRTLDAALSGKDAVTLPRRTANATVRLDPPTGTRVTTVRANDRVVLHDPGGLDGRYDLALSRYDTVTLALDANRDLGPRALTVGYRVETTSKAVLEVTVDA; from the coding sequence GTGACCGCGAGCCGGGGGCAGGCGAATCTGCCCGCGCTGGCGGTGGCGCTGCTGCTGGTCGGCGCGAGCGTCGGCGTCGCCGTGGCGCTCGCGGGCGGCGCGTTCGCGGCCGCGAACACGGACGCGCAGGACACTCGCTTGGTGTCGTCGCTCGCCGAGCGCCTGGTCGCCGCAGACGGCCCGCTCTCGGTGCGCGCAAACGTCCTCTCGCGAGACGCGGTCGAGAACGCCTCGGGAGGGCTCTGCCCGGGAGCCGCGGACTGCCAGCTCCGGCTCGATGGGGAGACTGTCGCTGCGCGCGGCGACCCGAAGCGCGGCGAGACCGTGCGCCGCATCGTGCTCGTCGCGGACACCGAGCGGCGGACGCTCGACGCCGCGCTCTCCGGGAAAGACGCGGTGACGCTCCCGCGGCGGACCGCGAACGCGACGGTCCGGCTGGACCCGCCGACCGGGACGCGCGTGACGACCGTCCGGGCGAACGACCGCGTCGTGCTCCACGACCCCGGCGGCCTCGACGGCCGCTACGACCTCGCGCTCTCCCGGTACGACACCGTGACGCTGGCACTCGACGCGAACCGCGACCTCGGCCCCAGGGCGCTGACAGTCGGCTACCGCGTCGAGACCACGAGCAAGGCCGTCCTAGAGGTGACCGTCGATGCGTGA
- a CDS encoding DUF7262 family protein has product MREQPPRGQVSLPAVEAAVGVLFVVAVAAAFAFGSPAGGVPRDAQLDAYASDAATVLANEPPQHGDSTRLAEVAASEDAFDREADALERRVDRILPDNLLFRVATPHGTVGYARPSTVPTGVATVPTGGGTVTVWVWYA; this is encoded by the coding sequence ATGCGTGAGCAGCCGCCGCGCGGCCAGGTGTCGCTGCCGGCTGTCGAGGCCGCCGTCGGCGTGCTGTTCGTGGTCGCGGTCGCGGCGGCGTTCGCGTTCGGGTCGCCAGCGGGCGGCGTCCCACGGGACGCCCAGCTGGACGCGTACGCCAGCGATGCCGCGACAGTGCTCGCGAACGAACCGCCCCAGCACGGCGACAGCACCCGACTCGCGGAGGTCGCGGCGTCAGAGGACGCGTTCGACCGGGAGGCCGACGCGCTGGAGCGCCGCGTCGACCGCATCCTCCCTGACAACCTCCTCTTCCGGGTGGCGACGCCCCACGGGACGGTCGGGTACGCGCGCCCGTCGACTGTGCCGACGGGCGTCGCGACGGTCCCCACGGGCGGTGGGACAGTGACGGTATGGGTGTGGTACGCGTGA